A portion of the bacterium genome contains these proteins:
- the nifJ gene encoding pyruvate:ferredoxin (flavodoxin) oxidoreductase: MSKQYATVDGNEAAAHVAHRLSEVCAIYPITPSSTMGELADEWSARGKKNIWGTVPTVIEMQSEGGAAGAVHGSLQTGALTTTFTASQGLLLMIPNMYKIAGELTSTAFHVSARTIATHALSIFGDHSDVMSVRSTGWALLASANVQEAHDQALIAMAATLESRIPFLHFFDGFRTSHEVQKIELLSDEDLRSLIRDELVFAHRDRALSPNHPVIRGTAQNPDVFFQAREASAPYYKACPDIVQRVMDEFAARTGRPYKLFEYYGAPDAERVIVLMGSGTDPAYDTIDSLNAKGEKVGMVKVRLYRPFSAIHFVNALPKTVKQISVLDRTKEPGATGEPLFMDVVCALNERQYEDSSTVRPRVVGGRYGLSSKEFTPAMIKAVFDDLRTGSPKNHFTVGIDDDVSNSSLKYDPAFSVEGDDVFRARFYGLGADGTVGANKNSIKIIGDETDLFAQGYFVYDSKKSGAITVSHLRFGPRPIRASYLVSSPNFVACHQPGFLDKYDMLSDAKVGGTFLLNTAIPADKVWDTLPREVQNDILNKKLNVFCIDAYRVAAEAGMGGLINTIMQTCFFAISGVLPRDEAIAAIKKTIRKTYEKKGENIVQMNFAAVDRTLANLCEVKVPGTATATRKRPDTVSDKAPDFVKNVLAAIIEGRGDSLPVSAFPPDGTFPLSTSIWEKRAIAQEVPIWDTEWCIQCNKCVMVCPHAAIRSKVTAGEMVNGHRPADFKTMKYGGTDLPGENLLYTLQVAPEDCTGCGLCIEVCPAKNKREPKLKAINLEPLTDVRERERRNWEYFLELPQVPREDIRINTVKGAQLLEPLFEFSGACSGCGETPYIKLLTQLFGDRLLIANATGCSSIYGANLPTTPYSINAEGRGPAWANSLFEDNAEFGLGFRVTIDKQTEYARELLTQLRDAVGRTLADELLSAKQDTEREIKEQRARVSVLKSKLSQVKAPEARQLGSLADKLVKHTVWIVGGDGWAYDIGYGGLDHVLSMGRNINVLVLDTGVYSNTGGQCSKATPLGAVAKFAFGGKPVARKDLAMMAMNYGSVYVAQVALGSNDLQTLKAIQEAESYDGPSLVIAYSHCIAHGIDMGQGLGQQKKVVDSASWPLFRFDPRRLAEGERPLQLDSKPPKIKVRDWAYTETRFKMLTRSNPAEAEHLMQLAENEVKHRWELYQELAGVADTAKSPEGESK; the protein is encoded by the coding sequence ATGAGTAAGCAATATGCGACGGTGGACGGCAACGAAGCTGCGGCTCACGTTGCTCACCGTTTATCCGAAGTCTGCGCGATTTACCCTATCACTCCTTCATCCACAATGGGTGAATTGGCGGATGAATGGTCGGCGCGCGGCAAGAAGAATATCTGGGGCACCGTACCAACGGTCATCGAAATGCAGAGTGAAGGCGGTGCGGCGGGCGCAGTCCACGGATCGCTGCAGACGGGAGCGTTGACCACGACCTTCACAGCGTCGCAGGGTCTCCTTCTGATGATTCCGAACATGTACAAGATTGCAGGTGAACTGACGAGCACTGCGTTTCATGTCAGTGCCCGTACAATCGCCACGCACGCGTTGTCCATTTTCGGTGATCATTCCGATGTCATGTCCGTTCGCTCGACAGGCTGGGCTTTGCTGGCTTCCGCGAATGTTCAGGAAGCACATGACCAGGCGTTGATTGCAATGGCGGCGACCCTTGAGAGCCGCATTCCGTTTCTGCACTTCTTCGATGGATTCCGCACCAGCCATGAAGTGCAGAAGATTGAACTTTTGAGCGACGAGGACCTTCGTTCGCTGATTCGTGACGAATTAGTCTTTGCCCATCGGGACCGAGCCCTTTCGCCGAATCATCCTGTGATTCGCGGAACGGCCCAGAATCCTGATGTATTCTTCCAGGCGCGCGAAGCCTCTGCGCCGTATTACAAGGCATGTCCGGATATCGTCCAAAGAGTCATGGATGAGTTTGCGGCAAGAACTGGTCGGCCTTATAAGCTGTTCGAATATTACGGTGCACCTGATGCTGAACGGGTAATCGTACTGATGGGCTCGGGTACGGATCCTGCCTATGATACGATTGACAGTTTGAATGCCAAAGGCGAGAAAGTTGGAATGGTAAAGGTGCGTCTTTATCGTCCGTTTTCAGCGATTCACTTTGTGAACGCTTTGCCGAAAACCGTCAAGCAGATATCCGTTCTAGACCGCACAAAAGAGCCAGGCGCAACAGGCGAACCTTTGTTCATGGACGTCGTTTGCGCGTTGAATGAAAGGCAATACGAAGACTCAAGTACTGTTCGGCCGCGAGTGGTCGGAGGTCGGTATGGTCTTTCTTCCAAGGAATTCACACCTGCGATGATAAAGGCGGTCTTTGACGATTTGAGAACAGGATCACCAAAGAATCACTTCACGGTCGGCATAGACGATGATGTAAGCAATTCAAGCCTGAAATACGATCCGGCTTTCTCTGTGGAGGGCGATGACGTCTTTCGCGCGCGGTTCTACGGACTTGGCGCTGACGGCACAGTTGGTGCGAACAAGAATTCGATCAAGATCATCGGCGATGAGACTGACCTTTTTGCGCAGGGCTATTTTGTGTATGATTCCAAGAAGTCCGGTGCAATTACTGTGTCCCATTTGCGGTTCGGACCTCGGCCAATCCGTGCCAGCTATCTGGTCAGTAGCCCGAACTTTGTTGCCTGCCACCAGCCCGGTTTCCTTGACAAGTATGACATGCTTAGCGATGCGAAGGTCGGCGGTACGTTCCTGCTCAACACAGCGATTCCCGCTGACAAAGTGTGGGATACTTTGCCGCGAGAAGTGCAGAACGACATCTTGAACAAGAAACTTAATGTCTTCTGCATTGACGCTTACCGTGTGGCCGCGGAAGCGGGCATGGGTGGATTGATAAATACGATTATGCAGACGTGCTTTTTTGCGATTTCCGGCGTATTGCCTCGTGACGAAGCAATAGCCGCGATCAAGAAGACGATTCGCAAAACATACGAAAAGAAGGGCGAAAACATTGTCCAAATGAATTTTGCCGCTGTCGATCGCACGCTTGCGAACCTGTGCGAGGTCAAAGTTCCGGGCACAGCCACAGCCACTCGAAAAAGGCCGGACACAGTGTCTGATAAAGCGCCTGACTTCGTGAAGAATGTGCTTGCTGCAATCATCGAAGGAAGAGGTGACTCTCTCCCCGTTTCCGCCTTTCCACCGGACGGCACTTTCCCGCTTTCTACATCGATTTGGGAAAAACGCGCTATTGCCCAGGAGGTTCCGATTTGGGATACGGAATGGTGCATTCAATGCAACAAGTGTGTGATGGTCTGTCCGCACGCGGCGATTCGTTCCAAAGTGACAGCCGGCGAAATGGTAAATGGTCACCGCCCCGCTGACTTCAAGACGATGAAATACGGCGGCACCGATTTGCCGGGCGAAAACTTGCTTTACACTCTTCAGGTTGCGCCCGAAGATTGTACGGGTTGCGGGCTGTGCATAGAGGTTTGCCCTGCGAAGAACAAGCGTGAGCCGAAGCTCAAAGCAATCAATCTCGAGCCGCTGACCGATGTTCGCGAAAGGGAACGCAGGAATTGGGAGTATTTCCTTGAACTTCCTCAAGTTCCACGGGAAGATATTCGAATCAACACGGTTAAGGGCGCTCAACTGCTCGAACCGCTATTTGAGTTCAGTGGAGCTTGCTCAGGCTGCGGTGAGACTCCCTACATCAAGTTGCTGACGCAGCTATTCGGTGACCGTCTACTGATTGCAAACGCCACAGGCTGCTCGTCAATCTACGGAGCGAACCTGCCGACGACTCCATACTCTATAAATGCGGAAGGTCGCGGACCTGCATGGGCAAACTCGCTTTTTGAAGACAATGCCGAGTTTGGATTAGGTTTTCGCGTGACGATTGACAAACAGACTGAGTATGCACGCGAATTGCTTACTCAGCTGCGTGACGCAGTCGGCAGAACTCTGGCCGATGAACTTCTGTCCGCAAAACAGGATACCGAGCGCGAGATAAAGGAGCAGCGTGCGCGTGTGTCGGTACTGAAGTCCAAGCTGTCTCAGGTTAAGGCACCTGAAGCGCGGCAACTCGGTTCGCTTGCAGACAAACTTGTGAAACACACAGTCTGGATAGTCGGCGGTGACGGGTGGGCGTACGACATTGGTTACGGTGGTCTCGACCACGTGCTTTCAATGGGTCGAAATATCAATGTCCTTGTACTTGATACAGGAGTTTATTCAAACACAGGCGGACAGTGTTCGAAGGCAACACCGCTTGGTGCCGTGGCGAAGTTTGCGTTCGGCGGGAAGCCGGTTGCACGTAAGGATTTGGCGATGATGGCCATGAACTACGGTAGCGTTTATGTTGCCCAAGTCGCGCTCGGCTCAAATGACCTGCAAACACTAAAGGCAATTCAGGAAGCGGAAAGCTATGACGGACCATCCCTCGTCATTGCCTATTCTCATTGCATAGCTCACGGCATTGACATGGGGCAGGGACTCGGGCAGCAGAAGAAGGTTGTGGACAGCGCGTCCTGGCCGCTCTTCAGGTTTGATCCCCGCAGGCTTGCAGAAGGTGAGCGGCCACTTCAGTTGGATTCCAAGCCGCCCAAAATAAAGGTTCGTGATTGGGCCTACACTGAAACAAGATTCAAAATGCTGACGCGCAGTAATCCGGCTGAAGCGGAGCACCTGATGCAGCTTGCCGAAAACGAAGTGAAGCATCGTTGGGAATTGTATCAGGAACTCGCAGGTGTTGCTGACACGGCGAAGTCACCGGAAGGAGAGAGCAAATGA
- a CDS encoding dihydroorotate dehydrogenase-like protein — MKLTTKYLGLTLKHPVLSSASPLAQNLDGVRRLEDAGASAIVLPSLFEEQIEQESMHMLHTMQQGRESYAEATSYLPEPEKFLVGPEEYLTLISHSKKACEVPIIASLNGRAPGSWAEYARLMESAGADALELNVYYLATNFNISGAEVEENYLSILRAVKKEVKIPVAMKLSPYFSAMANMAKRCDDAGADALVLFNRFYQPDLDVEELEVQPKVDLSTSADIRLPLRWLAVLHGHMKCNLAATSGVHTPEDAIKLIMSGADVVMMCSALFQWGVRRLGRLAEEIDEWGTEHGYDSIDVMRGSMSQRSVRDPEAYERANYMKTLQSFRHIA, encoded by the coding sequence ATGAAACTGACGACAAAATACCTCGGATTGACATTGAAACATCCGGTTCTGTCATCAGCGTCCCCGCTTGCGCAAAATCTCGATGGTGTCCGCAGGCTTGAAGATGCGGGTGCCTCGGCGATAGTCCTGCCGTCACTGTTTGAAGAGCAAATCGAACAGGAGTCCATGCATATGCTGCATACAATGCAGCAAGGACGAGAAAGCTATGCAGAAGCCACAAGCTATTTGCCTGAACCCGAGAAGTTTCTTGTCGGGCCTGAAGAATATCTGACACTGATTTCACATTCGAAGAAGGCCTGCGAAGTTCCTATAATCGCCAGCCTGAATGGCCGCGCCCCCGGTTCGTGGGCGGAGTACGCCCGCTTGATGGAAAGTGCCGGTGCAGACGCGTTGGAACTGAATGTTTATTATCTTGCGACTAATTTCAATATTTCGGGTGCCGAAGTCGAAGAGAATTATTTAAGCATTCTGCGCGCGGTTAAGAAGGAAGTGAAGATTCCAGTCGCCATGAAGCTCAGCCCGTACTTCTCTGCAATGGCAAACATGGCCAAGCGCTGCGACGATGCCGGTGCCGACGCATTGGTTCTCTTTAATCGTTTCTACCAACCCGATCTTGACGTTGAAGAGCTCGAAGTTCAGCCCAAAGTGGATCTATCAACCTCCGCGGATATTCGGCTGCCTCTTCGCTGGCTCGCTGTATTACATGGACACATGAAATGTAATCTTGCGGCAACTTCCGGAGTGCATACGCCGGAGGACGCCATTAAACTCATTATGTCGGGTGCAGACGTCGTGATGATGTGTTCTGCATTGTTTCAATGGGGTGTTCGCAGACTGGGACGGTTAGCCGAAGAGATTGATGAGTGGGGAACGGAGCACGGTTACGACTCCATAGACGTCATGCGCGGATCGATGAGTCAGAGGTCGGTTAGGGACCCCGAAGCCTACGAGCGGGCTAATTACATGAAAACTCTGCAGAGTTTCCGGCACATCGCATAG
- a CDS encoding anaerobic dehydrogenase: MKLKEYKNHAGGPSTMVFFCPGCQCDHPFDLSRWIWNGSMDKPTFTPSLLVKGGTYRRQDHPMRCHSFVIDGMIQFLGDCEHELAGQTVELPDYKET; encoded by the coding sequence ATGAAGCTTAAAGAATACAAGAATCACGCGGGCGGGCCATCTACGATGGTGTTCTTTTGTCCAGGTTGTCAATGTGACCACCCGTTTGATTTGTCTCGCTGGATATGGAACGGCTCAATGGACAAGCCGACATTCACACCATCACTACTTGTTAAAGGTGGGACTTATCGCAGACAAGACCATCCAATGCGCTGTCATTCGTTTGTGATTGACGGCATGATACAATTCTTAGGTGATTGCGAGCATGAACTTGCTGGACAGACGGTTGAACTTCCCGATTACAAAGAAACCTGA